In Geotalea uraniireducens, one genomic interval encodes:
- the malQ gene encoding 4-alpha-glucanotransferase, with amino-acid sequence MNRNRRCGILLHPTSLPCPGGIGTLGQECRYFLDYLERAGQRLWQVLPLGPAAYGNSPYSCYSAFAGNPLLIDLEQLVADGDLDALVDDVDFPAGRVDFALVEAGKLTALRTAAACFHGQAERERKEEFWRFCDTTPWLHDYALFMALKDHFKGKSWNAWPAEIAHREPAALEKYSIRLGPAIGEQKYMQWQFFRQWQKIRDYAAGKEIEILGDIPIFVAFDSADVWAYPQLFHLDEKGRPTVVAGVPPDYFSATGQRWGNPLYNWEALASSGYRWWIDRFRGAFELYDSVRVDHFRGFAAYWEVPAKEKTAVNGRWVPGPGAQLFDTVIGELGQLPLVAEDLGLITPDVEELRDRYRFPGMKILQFAFDSGAGNPYLPHNYCHDCVVYTGTHDNDTSIGWFSSLAAQQKKKVLAYTGTAGTDIAWEMIRLALSSVADMAILPLQDVLRLDGSARMNLPGTPQGNWSWRYAGDQLTDKGAHALADLVKLYGR; translated from the coding sequence ATGAATCGCAATCGCCGGTGCGGCATTCTGCTGCATCCCACCTCGCTGCCCTGCCCCGGGGGGATCGGCACCCTGGGGCAGGAGTGCCGTTATTTTCTCGATTATCTCGAGCGGGCCGGCCAGCGCCTGTGGCAGGTACTGCCGCTTGGGCCGGCTGCCTATGGCAATTCACCCTATTCATGCTATTCGGCGTTTGCCGGCAATCCACTGCTGATCGACCTCGAACAGCTGGTGGCAGATGGCGATCTCGATGCGCTGGTCGATGACGTCGATTTCCCTGCCGGCCGGGTCGATTTCGCACTGGTTGAAGCCGGCAAACTGACGGCGCTGCGAACGGCGGCGGCCTGCTTCCACGGTCAGGCCGAACGCGAACGCAAGGAGGAATTCTGGCGTTTTTGCGATACGACGCCGTGGCTGCACGATTACGCCCTGTTCATGGCTCTCAAGGATCATTTCAAAGGAAAGAGCTGGAATGCTTGGCCCGCTGAAATCGCTCACCGGGAACCGGCCGCGCTGGAAAAGTACTCAATCAGGCTTGGGCCCGCCATTGGCGAGCAGAAGTACATGCAATGGCAGTTTTTTCGCCAATGGCAGAAGATCAGGGACTACGCGGCAGGCAAGGAGATCGAGATCCTCGGCGATATCCCGATCTTTGTCGCCTTCGATTCGGCTGATGTCTGGGCATATCCACAACTCTTCCATCTCGACGAGAAGGGGCGTCCAACGGTGGTAGCCGGCGTTCCTCCCGATTATTTCAGTGCGACGGGCCAGCGATGGGGAAATCCGCTCTACAACTGGGAGGCGTTGGCAAGCAGTGGTTACCGGTGGTGGATCGACCGTTTCCGGGGGGCATTCGAGCTGTACGATAGCGTGCGGGTCGACCATTTTCGGGGCTTTGCCGCCTACTGGGAGGTACCGGCCAAGGAAAAGACCGCGGTCAATGGTCGCTGGGTTCCCGGTCCGGGAGCACAGTTGTTCGATACCGTGATCGGCGAGCTCGGCCAATTGCCGCTCGTCGCCGAAGATCTGGGCCTGATTACCCCTGATGTGGAAGAGTTGCGGGACCGGTACCGCTTCCCGGGGATGAAGATTCTTCAGTTCGCCTTCGATTCCGGTGCCGGCAACCCTTACCTTCCCCATAATTATTGCCATGATTGTGTCGTTTATACTGGCACCCATGACAACGATACCTCGATAGGCTGGTTCTCTTCACTGGCCGCGCAGCAAAAGAAGAAAGTGCTCGCCTATACCGGCACCGCCGGCACCGATATCGCCTGGGAGATGATCCGGCTTGCTCTCTCGTCGGTTGCCGATATGGCGATCTTGCCGCTCCAGGATGTGTTGCGGCTCGACGGCTCGGCCCGCATGAACCTGCCGGGGACCCCGCAGGGAAACTGGTCATGGCGTTATGCCGGTGATCAGCTGACCGACAAGGGGGCCCATGCGCTGGCGGATCTTGTTAAGTTGTACGGCCGATAG
- a CDS encoding O-acetylhomoserine aminocarboxypropyltransferase/cysteine synthase family protein, which produces MSDPKTGFATQALHAGQVPDPATLSRAVPIYQTSSYVFTSSDHAANLFGLKEFGNIYTRIMNPTCDVLEKRLAELDGGVGALALASGQAAITYAVLNITRAGQNIVSTNSLYGGTYNLFHYTLPKLGITVKFVDTADPENVRRAIDSETRLVYLETIGNPKNNVDDFKAIAAVAHGAGVPFMVDNTVATPYLFKPLDHGADIVIYSLTKFIGGHGTSIGGAVVDGGTFPWNNGRFPEFTEPDPSYHGLQYWEALGNLSYILKMRVTLLRDMGACLAPFNAFLFLQGLETLPVRMARHVENAAAVAAWLDNHPLVSWVNYPGLPSHPDFVRASQYLPKGAGAIVGFGIKGGLEAGKKFIDNVKLLSHLANIGDAKSLVIHPASTTHQQLSEEEQASAGVSADFIRLSVGIEDVADIIADIEQALSASQR; this is translated from the coding sequence ATGTCAGATCCGAAAACGGGTTTTGCTACCCAGGCGCTGCACGCGGGACAAGTTCCGGACCCGGCGACGCTGTCACGAGCGGTTCCCATCTATCAGACTTCATCCTATGTCTTCACCAGTTCCGACCACGCGGCCAACCTTTTTGGCCTCAAGGAATTCGGCAATATCTATACGAGGATCATGAACCCCACCTGCGATGTGCTGGAAAAGCGCCTGGCAGAGCTCGACGGCGGCGTCGGTGCGCTGGCCCTGGCGTCAGGGCAGGCGGCCATCACCTATGCGGTGCTCAATATCACCCGGGCGGGGCAGAATATTGTCTCGACCAACAGTCTTTACGGCGGCACCTATAACCTCTTCCACTACACGTTGCCAAAGCTCGGGATTACGGTGAAGTTCGTCGATACTGCCGATCCGGAGAACGTGCGCCGGGCCATCGACAGCGAGACCCGGCTCGTCTACCTGGAGACGATCGGCAACCCGAAAAACAACGTCGACGATTTTAAGGCGATCGCAGCAGTCGCCCATGGCGCCGGCGTGCCGTTCATGGTCGACAATACGGTGGCGACACCGTATCTGTTCAAGCCGCTTGACCATGGTGCCGACATTGTCATCTACTCGTTGACCAAGTTCATCGGCGGTCACGGGACGAGCATCGGCGGAGCAGTGGTCGATGGCGGCACCTTCCCGTGGAACAACGGCCGGTTTCCCGAGTTCACCGAGCCCGATCCCTCTTACCACGGCCTGCAGTACTGGGAGGCGCTGGGGAATCTTTCCTACATCCTCAAAATGCGGGTGACGCTGCTGCGGGATATGGGGGCTTGCCTGGCGCCGTTCAATGCCTTTCTCTTCCTCCAGGGACTGGAGACCCTGCCGGTCCGGATGGCGCGGCATGTCGAAAATGCCGCCGCTGTGGCAGCGTGGCTCGACAACCATCCGCTGGTCAGCTGGGTGAATTACCCCGGTTTGCCAAGTCATCCCGATTTCGTTCGGGCCAGCCAATACCTGCCCAAGGGAGCGGGGGCGATTGTGGGTTTTGGCATCAAGGGCGGGCTTGAAGCGGGGAAAAAATTCATCGACAACGTCAAACTGTTGTCGCACCTGGCAAATATCGGCGACGCCAAGTCACTGGTGATCCACCCGGCTTCCACTACCCACCAGCAGTTGAGCGAAGAGGAGCAGGCTTCGGCCGGGGTCTCGGCCGACTTTATCCGCCTGTCGGTCGGCATCGAAGACGTCGCAGACATTATTGCCGATATCGAGCAGGCGCTTAGCGCCTCCCAACGGTAG
- a CDS encoding heme-binding domain-containing protein, giving the protein MVRLGAKLIGIIVAAGFGLLVLIQLVPYGRNHADPSVMNELPFNSPETKALVRRACFNCHSNETVWPWYASIAPVSWLVQHDVDEGRSKLNFSDWLGTREGERINKIKDEVEEGEMPPFVYRLAHPEARLSDRERQQLLDGLAVTIRR; this is encoded by the coding sequence ATGGTCAGACTGGGCGCGAAATTGATCGGTATCATTGTGGCGGCGGGATTCGGCCTGCTGGTTCTTATCCAGCTGGTGCCCTATGGGAGAAACCATGCCGATCCGTCGGTAATGAACGAGCTGCCGTTTAATTCGCCGGAGACGAAAGCGCTGGTCCGCCGGGCCTGTTTCAATTGTCACAGTAACGAAACAGTTTGGCCTTGGTACGCGTCGATAGCACCGGTTTCCTGGCTGGTCCAGCACGATGTGGACGAGGGGAGGAGCAAGCTGAATTTCTCCGATTGGCTGGGGACCAGGGAAGGGGAAAGGATCAACAAGATCAAGGACGAAGTTGAGGAGGGGGAAATGCCGCCTTTCGTCTACCGGCTCGCCCACCCCGAAGCACGCCTGAGCGACCGGGAACGGCAGCAGCTTCTTGATGGTCTGGCCGTGACGATCAGGCGGTAA
- a CDS encoding methyltransferase domain-containing protein translates to MPWQPEQYLKFQDERYLPFEDLFPLIRVRAGLSVVDLGCGNGELTRRLADRLPESTVLGVDSSPTMLGKAQPFVRPGLDFALREIAALRGTWDLVFSHAALHWLDDHRRLIPRLLALVRPGGQVAVQVPSNHRHLAHLLIIETASEEPFRSALGGWLRHSPVLEIDQYAELLHRAGGTDLTVFEKVYPHRLADADAIAEWTAGSTLVPYFERLPQELHEPFRERYRGKLRRAYPPGPVLYTFRRIFFAATVKGPDR, encoded by the coding sequence ATGCCGTGGCAACCCGAGCAGTATCTCAAATTTCAGGATGAGCGTTATTTGCCGTTCGAGGATCTCTTTCCCCTGATCCGGGTGCGTGCCGGCTTGTCGGTGGTCGATCTCGGCTGCGGCAACGGCGAGCTGACGCGTCGGCTGGCGGATCGCCTGCCGGAGAGTACGGTGCTCGGCGTTGACAGTTCGCCGACAATGCTGGGAAAAGCCCAACCGTTTGTCCGCCCCGGTCTTGATTTCGCCCTCCGGGAGATCGCCGCACTCCGGGGTACGTGGGACCTGGTTTTCTCGCATGCCGCGCTCCACTGGCTTGACGATCACCGGCGGCTGATTCCCCGTTTACTGGCGCTGGTCAGGCCCGGTGGGCAGGTGGCGGTCCAGGTCCCGTCCAATCACCGCCATCTCGCCCATCTGCTGATCATCGAGACGGCCAGCGAAGAGCCGTTCCGCAGCGCACTTGGCGGCTGGCTGCGCCATTCGCCGGTGCTGGAGATCGACCAGTATGCCGAACTGCTCCATCGGGCGGGCGGCACCGATCTGACCGTCTTTGAAAAGGTCTACCCCCACCGGTTGGCCGATGCCGATGCCATTGCCGAGTGGACGGCAGGGAGTACGCTGGTACCGTATTTCGAGCGGTTGCCGCAAGAGCTGCACGAGCCGTTCCGGGAGCGCTACCGTGGCAAACTGCGGCGGGCCTATCCTCCCGGTCCCGTCCTCTATACCTTTCGCCGCATCTTCTTTGCGGCCACGGTCAAGGGGCCCGACCGGTGA
- a CDS encoding ACP phosphodiesterase: MNFLAHLALSGNEPEILVGNLMGDFVKGRLGGRYSGRLLAGLELHRKIDSFAENHPGFVRSKRRLDSSLGHYRGILVDLFFDHFLASEWDAWYGEPLPSFIRAAEETARRYTALLPARLQQLLPAIFGEWLPVYEQLAGIDLVLARMARRVGGSNPLAAGSAELRRHYRELQDDFRSFYPDACTFAAAFIAERAALDRERLLSPET; encoded by the coding sequence GTGAATTTTCTCGCCCACTTAGCGCTTTCCGGCAACGAGCCGGAAATCCTCGTCGGCAATCTGATGGGCGATTTCGTCAAGGGCCGGCTTGGTGGACGATATTCGGGCCGGCTGCTGGCGGGACTGGAACTGCACCGGAAGATCGACTCTTTTGCCGAGAATCATCCGGGCTTCGTCCGCAGCAAACGCCGCCTTGACTCGTCGCTCGGCCACTACCGGGGGATTCTGGTCGACCTGTTCTTCGACCATTTCCTTGCCAGTGAGTGGGATGCATGGTACGGCGAGCCGCTCCCTTCGTTTATCCGCGCCGCCGAGGAGACGGCTCGGCGATATACGGCGCTGCTCCCGGCGCGCCTTCAGCAGCTTCTGCCCGCCATTTTCGGCGAGTGGCTGCCGGTTTACGAACAACTCGCCGGAATCGACCTGGTACTCGCCCGGATGGCACGCCGGGTTGGGGGGAGCAATCCCCTCGCTGCGGGGAGTGCCGAGCTGCGCCGCCATTATCGCGAGCTGCAGGACGATTTCCGTTCGTTTTATCCGGATGCCTGTACCTTCGCTGCTGCCTTTATTGCCGAACGGGCAGCCCTCGACCGCGAACGATTGTTGTCGCCTGAGACGTGA
- a CDS encoding adenosine-specific kinase → MNLEIHAISVTIPEGCNLILGQTHFIKTAEDLYEIIVTTVPRAQFGIAFTEASGPCLIRTEGNDDGLVQNCVSNLQAIGAGHVFCILLREAYPINILNQLKACPEVCRIFCATANPLQVIVASTDQGWGVLGVIDGFPPKGVETDEDRRQRREFLRNIGYKR, encoded by the coding sequence ATGAACCTGGAGATCCATGCTATTTCCGTAACCATTCCCGAAGGATGCAACCTCATTCTCGGTCAGACCCATTTCATCAAGACGGCCGAAGATCTATACGAGATCATCGTCACCACCGTCCCCCGGGCGCAGTTCGGCATCGCCTTCACCGAAGCATCGGGGCCGTGCCTGATTCGCACCGAAGGAAATGACGACGGACTGGTACAGAACTGTGTCTCGAACCTGCAGGCCATCGGTGCCGGCCATGTTTTCTGCATCCTCCTCCGTGAAGCGTACCCGATCAACATCCTCAACCAGCTCAAAGCCTGCCCGGAGGTTTGCCGGATTTTCTGTGCCACCGCCAATCCGTTGCAGGTAATTGTCGCCTCCACCGATCAGGGGTGGGGCGTGCTCGGGGTCATCGACGGCTTTCCCCCAAAAGGAGTGGAGACAGACGAAGACCGACGGCAGCGGCGGGAATTTCTCAGGAATATCGGTTACAAACGCTAG
- a CDS encoding rhomboid family intramembrane serine protease yields MTETERRSLLCPNCHRLISRDEPLCPYCGTKRPGSWLKNNPFTRAAGNADWLISAIITVNVIMYVISLVISRGLPGHGYGLLSALSPDEYSLLILGSTGVVPIDRYDRLWTLLTANYLHGGIFHILFNMMALRQIAPLVAREYGPWRMFSIYTIGGVIGYLVSYWAGVGYTIGASAAICALIGAMLYYGKSRGGVYGQAVFREVGGWVVGLFLFGLIVPGINNWGHGGGIVGGVLIGLALGYSEKRRENLFHRFLAGFCILATIAALVLGLLSAFYTVNATTL; encoded by the coding sequence ATGACCGAAACCGAGCGTCGCTCGCTCCTTTGTCCCAACTGCCACCGACTTATCAGTCGCGATGAACCGCTTTGCCCCTACTGCGGGACCAAACGTCCCGGTTCGTGGTTGAAAAACAACCCGTTCACCCGGGCCGCCGGCAATGCCGACTGGCTCATTTCGGCGATTATTACCGTCAACGTGATCATGTACGTGATCTCGCTGGTTATCAGTCGCGGGCTTCCCGGACATGGCTACGGGCTGCTTTCCGCGCTTTCACCCGACGAATACAGCCTGTTGATCCTCGGCTCCACAGGGGTTGTGCCGATCGACCGTTACGATCGTCTCTGGACCCTTCTTACCGCCAATTACCTCCATGGCGGAATTTTTCATATCCTCTTCAACATGATGGCGCTGCGCCAGATTGCCCCGCTGGTCGCCCGGGAGTATGGGCCGTGGCGGATGTTCTCGATCTACACGATCGGCGGCGTCATCGGCTACCTGGTGTCCTACTGGGCCGGCGTGGGCTATACCATCGGCGCTTCGGCGGCCATCTGCGCCCTGATCGGCGCCATGCTCTACTATGGCAAAAGCCGGGGGGGGGTATATGGACAAGCAGTTTTTCGCGAGGTCGGAGGCTGGGTGGTCGGGTTGTTTCTCTTCGGGCTGATCGTTCCGGGAATCAATAACTGGGGGCACGGCGGCGGCATTGTCGGCGGGGTCCTGATCGGCTTGGCACTCGGCTACAGCGAAAAGCGGCGCGAAAATCTTTTTCACCGGTTCCTTGCCGGATTCTGCATCCTGGCAACCATCGCCGCACTGGTGCTCGGTCTTTTGAGCGCCTTCTACACCGTCAATGCCACAACCCTGTGA
- a CDS encoding zinc metalloprotease HtpX: MSSLHWHNLLRSILLVTGMMALLLALGWLFAGIYGMIWVLLVGVIPLVVSVRVFPTLILRMYRARPITAEEAPQLHRSVRQLAAQADLARLPQLYYIPSAAPLIFSVGQGDNAAIAVADGLLRLLTYRELVGVLGHELSHIRNSDTWVMSLADVMSRVTRMLSLFGQLLVLVNLPLFLLGQNSLPWIPLLLMMLAPTASALLQLSLSRTREYEADLDGSRISGDPAGLAAALAKLEDYQQRLLAQSRMLGKGQLQPSLLRTHPLTGERIERLRTLEAQLQPPGARLICPDDGGPCFPAAEAIRRKPRRHFTGLWH, encoded by the coding sequence GTGAGCAGCCTCCATTGGCACAATCTACTGCGCTCGATTCTCCTGGTGACCGGGATGATGGCGCTCTTATTGGCTCTCGGCTGGCTCTTCGCCGGAATTTACGGCATGATCTGGGTACTGCTGGTCGGCGTTATCCCGCTGGTAGTCAGTGTTCGGGTTTTCCCCACCCTCATCCTCAGGATGTACCGGGCCCGCCCCATTACCGCCGAGGAGGCTCCGCAACTCCATCGAAGCGTCCGGCAGCTTGCTGCACAGGCCGATCTTGCCAGGCTACCCCAGCTCTACTACATCCCGAGCGCTGCCCCCCTCATCTTCTCGGTCGGCCAGGGAGATAACGCCGCCATTGCCGTGGCGGACGGACTATTGCGACTGCTCACCTACCGGGAACTGGTGGGAGTGCTGGGCCACGAGCTGAGCCATATCCGCAACAGCGATACCTGGGTAATGAGCCTGGCCGACGTCATGAGCCGGGTAACCCGCATGCTGTCGCTGTTCGGTCAGCTCCTGGTACTCGTCAACCTTCCGCTCTTCCTCCTGGGGCAGAATTCGCTCCCCTGGATTCCCCTGCTGCTGATGATGCTCGCTCCGACGGCTAGCGCCCTGCTCCAGCTATCCCTTTCCCGGACCCGCGAATACGAGGCCGACCTTGACGGCTCGCGGATTTCCGGCGACCCGGCCGGTCTTGCGGCCGCCCTGGCGAAGCTGGAAGACTACCAGCAGCGACTCCTCGCCCAGAGCCGGATGCTCGGCAAGGGACAACTACAACCGTCGCTGCTCCGCACCCATCCCCTCACTGGCGAGCGGATCGAACGCCTCCGGACGCTCGAGGCGCAGCTGCAGCCGCCGGGCGCTCGATTGATCTGCCCCGACGATGGCGGCCCCTGCTTTCCCGCCGCCGAGGCGATACGCCGGAAGCCTCGCCGGCATTTCACAGGGTTGTGGCATTGA
- the mnmH gene encoding tRNA 2-selenouridine(34) synthase MnmH, translating into MIKTVPFSPALVDSHLIVDVRTPLEYEEDHIPGAINVPLLTNEERVEIGTLYKQTGPHEARRRGLELTAPRFPQLVETIAAAAAGRPILVYCWRGGLRSKTVVSILDLTGHYALQLEGGYKSFRNAVVSFFSPFSPPAPLVVLHGMTGIGKTTFILGLAEQGFSVIDLEGLACHRGSAFGELGLKQQLSQKRFETLLWNAFRLLPATSPIILEGESRRIGKMSLPGNLYETMANSVKIWCEASLATRVARLIEEYGRPEYRAGMVEALGRIRKKLGDKGGEIGGYLERWELEPFMEGLIHHYYDKLYYKTREWAPETTITLEDFADATRQLTQFLARYFPAAGSVPGPPHAA; encoded by the coding sequence GTGATCAAAACCGTCCCTTTCAGCCCCGCCCTCGTCGACAGCCACCTGATTGTCGACGTGCGCACCCCGCTTGAGTACGAAGAAGACCATATCCCCGGCGCAATCAACGTTCCCCTGCTCACCAACGAGGAGCGGGTCGAGATCGGCACCCTCTACAAGCAGACCGGGCCCCACGAGGCCCGCCGTCGCGGTCTGGAGTTGACTGCCCCCCGCTTTCCGCAACTGGTCGAGACGATCGCCGCCGCCGCGGCCGGGCGGCCGATTCTCGTCTACTGCTGGCGCGGCGGCCTCAGAAGCAAGACCGTCGTCTCCATTCTCGACCTTACCGGTCATTACGCCCTCCAACTCGAAGGGGGATACAAATCGTTCCGCAACGCAGTGGTTTCCTTTTTCAGCCCCTTTTCACCCCCCGCCCCGCTGGTGGTGCTCCACGGCATGACCGGGATCGGCAAAACCACCTTCATTCTCGGCCTGGCCGAACAAGGGTTTTCCGTGATCGACCTGGAAGGGCTCGCCTGTCATCGGGGCTCGGCCTTCGGCGAGCTGGGTCTCAAACAGCAGCTTTCCCAGAAGCGGTTCGAGACCCTGCTCTGGAATGCCTTTCGCCTGCTGCCGGCAACCAGCCCGATCATCCTCGAAGGAGAAAGCCGCCGGATCGGCAAGATGTCGCTACCGGGCAATCTCTACGAAACGATGGCCAACAGCGTGAAAATCTGGTGCGAGGCATCGCTCGCCACACGCGTTGCCCGGCTGATCGAAGAGTACGGCCGGCCGGAATATCGCGCCGGGATGGTGGAAGCGCTGGGCCGGATCAGGAAAAAACTGGGGGACAAGGGGGGAGAAATCGGCGGCTACCTGGAGCGATGGGAACTGGAGCCGTTCATGGAGGGGCTGATCCACCACTATTACGACAAGCTTTATTACAAGACCCGGGAGTGGGCCCCTGAAACAACCATCACCCTGGAAGATTTTGCCGACGCCACCCGTCAGCTGACGCAGTTTCTCGCGAGGTACTTCCCGGCAGCCGGTTCCGTTCCCGGGCCGCCGCATGCCGCCTAG
- a CDS encoding class II fructose-bisphosphate aldolase, which yields MTAQYSADFEKALQVGRPPNIQQLFPNSKALIVSGKVIDRAMLAKGKAIAMAANGRNYFVVRGVLQAAQRANCPVIIEIAKSEGGQKAYCAVNYWNMARIVDALCNELGITVPVAIHADHYGIKGDKDLAAAKVEIPTMFEAGITSIAIDASHLPDDQNLLANLAINPFIPKWAGLETEVGEIKGNQGLSTVDEAKFLIQGLNAYEIFPDWIALNNGTTHGLEASDAGIQVGLTAEIHHALMPYKVNGAQHGTSGNSSERLREIAGKTATTKANVATALQMISWGLEVNDYGNAQLDAAGNFIKVPGEGMSEELWAEMVAYATEKGWKKGDYKNLNLPFENKLLAQPREIRERMAARVEAFAYKMMTEVLNAADTAPLALAAILNANSADVGPKGSLLEDPAYWTKEHILERAKQLAGDKGPSGNFDD from the coding sequence ATGACTGCACAGTACTCAGCCGATTTCGAAAAGGCCCTCCAGGTTGGCCGTCCCCCCAACATCCAGCAGCTGTTCCCCAACTCGAAGGCGTTGATCGTTAGCGGCAAAGTGATCGACCGGGCCATGCTCGCCAAGGGGAAAGCCATCGCCATGGCCGCCAACGGCCGGAACTACTTTGTCGTCCGGGGCGTGCTACAGGCGGCACAACGGGCCAATTGCCCGGTTATCATCGAGATCGCCAAGTCCGAGGGGGGACAGAAGGCATACTGTGCCGTCAATTACTGGAATATGGCGCGGATCGTCGACGCGCTCTGCAACGAACTCGGCATTACCGTGCCGGTCGCCATCCACGCCGATCATTATGGGATCAAGGGCGACAAGGACCTTGCCGCCGCCAAGGTGGAGATCCCGACGATGTTCGAGGCGGGGATCACCTCAATTGCCATCGATGCCTCCCATCTCCCCGACGACCAGAACCTGCTGGCCAACCTGGCAATCAACCCCTTTATCCCGAAATGGGCCGGCCTGGAGACAGAAGTAGGGGAAATCAAGGGCAACCAGGGGCTCTCAACCGTCGACGAGGCGAAATTCCTGATCCAGGGGCTCAATGCCTATGAAATCTTCCCCGACTGGATCGCCCTCAATAACGGTACCACTCACGGGCTTGAGGCGTCCGATGCCGGCATCCAGGTCGGTCTGACCGCCGAGATTCACCATGCTCTTATGCCCTACAAGGTGAACGGCGCTCAGCATGGCACTTCCGGCAATAGTTCCGAGCGGTTGCGCGAGATTGCCGGCAAGACGGCCACCACCAAGGCCAACGTTGCTACGGCGCTGCAGATGATCTCCTGGGGGCTGGAAGTCAACGATTACGGCAATGCCCAGCTGGATGCCGCCGGCAATTTCATCAAGGTGCCGGGCGAGGGGATGAGCGAAGAGCTATGGGCCGAGATGGTCGCCTATGCCACCGAGAAGGGATGGAAAAAGGGCGACTACAAGAACCTCAACCTCCCCTTCGAGAACAAGCTGCTGGCCCAGCCGCGGGAGATCCGCGAGCGGATGGCCGCCCGGGTCGAGGCGTTCGCCTACAAAATGATGACCGAGGTGCTCAATGCCGCCGACACCGCACCGTTGGCGCTTGCGGCGATCCTCAATGCCAATTCGGCCGATGTGGGGCCGAAAGGGAGCCTCCTTGAGGACCCGGCGTACTGGACCAAGGAGCATATCCTCGAGCGGGCGAAACAACTTGCTGGCGACAAAGGTCCATCCGGCAATTTCGACGATTAA
- a CDS encoding HD domain-containing protein, which translates to MEPSRLDSFRAWFADYCRSFYSADEADNRNIRLKEMHTYQVCAIMERLAVALALPEDDRLLAAAVALFHDLGRFEQYRRYKTFKDAASLNHATLGARILTEQRVLEPLSPEERLLIGKAVALHNVFRLPDALDERSLLHLKLIRDADKLDIWRVFCEYFDLPAGERPSAVGLGFADLPECSAAVIDAVSRGELVNLTALRTLNDFTLLQLSWVYDLNFGESSRLLIERHYLERLAATLPDSAEVRQAVAAVRTYARRFGGVAG; encoded by the coding sequence ATGGAACCGAGCCGTCTGGACAGCTTCAGGGCGTGGTTCGCCGACTATTGCCGCTCCTTCTACAGTGCCGATGAGGCGGACAATCGCAATATCCGCCTCAAAGAGATGCATACCTACCAGGTCTGCGCCATCATGGAGCGGCTGGCCGTTGCTCTTGCCCTGCCGGAAGACGACCGGCTGCTGGCGGCGGCGGTTGCCCTGTTCCACGATCTCGGCCGCTTCGAGCAGTATCGCCGGTACAAGACCTTCAAGGACGCCGCCTCCCTCAACCATGCGACCCTCGGTGCGCGTATCCTGACCGAGCAGCGGGTGCTCGAACCTCTTTCCCCGGAAGAGCGGCTGCTGATCGGCAAAGCGGTGGCGCTGCATAATGTCTTCCGCCTGCCGGATGCTCTTGACGAACGGAGCCTCCTTCACCTCAAACTGATCCGTGATGCCGACAAGCTCGATATCTGGCGGGTCTTTTGCGAGTATTTCGACCTGCCGGCCGGGGAGCGGCCATCGGCGGTGGGGCTTGGCTTTGCCGATCTGCCGGAATGTTCGGCGGCGGTGATCGATGCGGTTAGTCGGGGGGAGCTGGTGAACCTGACGGCGTTGCGAACACTCAACGACTTCACGCTGCTCCAGTTGTCGTGGGTCTACGATCTGAACTTCGGGGAATCGAGCCGGCTGCTGATCGAGCGCCATTACCTGGAGCGGCTGGCGGCAACCTTGCCGGACAGCGCCGAGGTGCGGCAGGCGGTGGCGGCGGTGCGGACGTATGCCCGACGGTTCGGCGGAGTGGCCGGCTAG
- a CDS encoding tRNA (cytidine(34)-2'-O)-methyltransferase, whose product MPHEKPFHIVLVEPEIPPNTGNIARLCGATGTVLHLVGKLGFSTDDRQLKRAGLDYWSEVEIRYWDDLAALQQSYPDSRFIYTSKKGDKTHIQAGFREGDFIVFGKETQGLPEELLRANRENTIRIPIFGKVRSLNLSTAAGIVLYEALRQIGRLD is encoded by the coding sequence ATGCCCCACGAAAAACCGTTCCACATCGTCCTCGTCGAACCGGAAATCCCGCCGAATACCGGCAATATCGCCCGTCTCTGCGGCGCCACCGGCACCGTCCTGCATCTGGTGGGAAAACTCGGCTTCTCCACCGACGACCGGCAACTGAAGCGGGCCGGACTCGACTACTGGAGCGAGGTGGAAATCCGCTATTGGGACGACCTCGCCGCCCTGCAACAGAGCTACCCCGACAGCCGTTTCATCTACACAAGCAAAAAAGGGGATAAGACGCACATTCAGGCAGGATTCCGGGAAGGGGACTTCATCGTCTTCGGCAAGGAAACTCAGGGACTGCCCGAGGAACTGCTCCGGGCGAACAGGGAGAACACGATCCGGATTCCGATCTTCGGCAAGGTTCGTAGTCTCAATCTCTCCACCGCTGCCGGCATCGTCCTCTACGAGGCACTGCGCCAGATCGGCAGACTCGACTAG